One genomic region from Yarrowia lipolytica chromosome 1C, complete sequence encodes:
- a CDS encoding uncharacterized protein (Compare to YALI0C10670g, similar to uniprot|O94343 Schizosaccharomyces pombe Putative MSF transporter), with the protein MAIYGEPPGTVLLESEAETIVLQPHPSSDPNEPLNWPPWRKHFNFVLVCFFTLIAFTSACVSSVFWGPWIEEFGWTLDQLNNTYAFSVAGLGLGCPLLIPFAHKFGKRPVYIVASALVVACAAWQSRMHSIGEVYSSFLIQGLAVSITETIIQMTVADLYFVHQRGTFNGIYMFVVDVGNFLILVPAGYITVNLGWRWVYIIVAIIAGGQFLMTVFLFEETKYLTNPEQTFITEEDSSEEDSSEENCGAATKYLPQEPKLDNDVELQMNPLSKRLALVTYTPARCKEFGRKMIIPFVTLISYPIVAFSAIQYGFMLTWLSMAATTSANSFALPPYNFSSAAIGNVNIAPFVGMIFGSVFGGWFNDKTIIWLSNRNKGIYEPEFRLYSLVFANFSLTVGVFLFGTSLANRVHWMVPTIGFAIIMFGFGSSGAIVVTYLLDCYDKIVADAFIGVIVVRNGLAMVIIFCLGPWEERMGLQNVYIMAGCFSLVPLILTVPMIIWGKELRRKSGPRYLKESLRGQ; encoded by the coding sequence ATGGCAATCTATGGAGAACCGCCTGGAACGGTGCTGCTTGAGAGCGAAGCCGAAACTATCGTGCTGCAACCGCACCCGTCGTCGGATCCGAATGAGCCGCTCAACTGGCCGCCGTGGCGCAAACACTTCAACTTCGTTCTGGTGTGCTTCTTTACCCTCATAGCCTTCACCTCCGCATGTGTGTCGTCAGTCTTCTGGGGCCCTTGGATcgaggagtttggatgGACCCTGgaccagctcaacaacacATACGCCTTCTCGGTGGCAGGATTGGGGCTAGGATGCCCACTTCTGATCCCGTTTGCCCACAAGTTTGGAAAACGGCCCGTCTACATTGTTGCCTCGGCCCTCGTCGTGGCATGTGCTGCCTGGCAGTCCAGAATGCACTCCATTGGCGAGGTTTACAGCTCGTTTCTGATCCAGGGTCTGGCCGTTAGCATCACCGAAACCATCATCCAGATGACAGTCGCCGATCTGTACTTTGTGCACCAGCGAGGCACCTTCAACGGCATCTACATGTTTGTGGTGGACGTGGGCAACTTTCTGATTCTGGTGCCCGCGGGATACATCACCGTCAACCTCGGATGGAGATGGGTCTATATCATTGTGGCTATAATTGCGGGCGGGCAGTTTCTCATGACAGTATTCTTGTTTGAGGAGACCAAGTACTTGACTAATCCTGAACAGACGTTcatcaccgaggaggactctTCTGAGGAGGACTCCTCTGAGGAAAACTGCGGCGCTGCTACAAAGTATCTTCCTCAAGAGCCGAAACTGGACAACGACGTGGAGCTGCAGATGAACCCACTGTCCAAGcgtctggctctggtgaCTTATACTCCTGCAAGATGCAAGGAGTTTGGACGAAAGATGATCATTCCGTTTGTCACGCTGATCTCATATCCCATTGTTGCATTTTCTGCCATTCAGTACGGCTTCATGCTCACGTGGCTGTCCATGGCTGCTACCACTAGTGCCAATTCTTTCGCGCTGCCACCATACAATTTCTCCTCCGCAGCTATTGGCAACGTCAACATTGCCCCCTTCGTCGGCATGATCTTCGGATCTGTCTTTGGAGGCTGGTtcaacgacaagaccatcatATGGCTGTCCAACAGAAACAAAGGCATATACGAGCCGGAGTTTCGACTCTACAGTCTCGTATTTGCCAACTTTTCGCTCACAGTGGGCGTTTTTCTGTTTGGCACATCTCTGGCCAACCGAGTGCATTGGATGGTCCCCACAATCGGCTTTGCCATCATTATGTTCGGATTCGGATCATCAGGAGCCATAGTCGTGACCTACCTGCTCGACTGCTACGACAAGATTGTTGCTGACGCCTTCATTGGCGTGATTGTGGTCAGAAACGGACTGGCCATGGTCATCATCTTCTGTTTGGGTCCATGGGAGGAAAGGATGGGTCTTCAGAACGTGTACATTATGGCCGGCTGTTTCTCGCTCGTTCCGTTGATTCTCACAGTTCCCATGATCATCTGGGGCAAGGAGTTGAGAAGAAAAAGTGGGCCTCGCTATCTCAAGGAGTCTCTTAGGGGTCAGTGA
- a CDS encoding uncharacterized protein (Compare to YALI0C10758g, no similarity): MTKQPSSPTPRRSRKGKEICTGSPYSSSDDESPIPSPRRSITPDQPSFWRCADEPETYQPTVSPRCTPKRRSVSASPSTPGNARGRRSKSESPKSLFKPPKKSPKKSPKKSRRSKLMGFLNSPVNTLHRFSKSEKPPKSPKKKSTKHALAPISGESVNGRIEALKAHADQPTPSTISPMRYGMLSPPFVPGGEGPSSQTSRPAVPSHGDRKKSLIGKMDKDTATSEQALLEERERRKQAEREAQREAQTARQEELERMEEGEADGGNGGEAEVESPEERRGETVVERREDRHEARWNEDGPGHIGTGRADAWSAVLNRTTEQPESDDPAHVSEYCFRSPMGYRVRTTGVLQGPPSPSPPALDGWPLLTLPPPPPPPPFPQLRQEEQPTDEYEADPHQTHEIETPPPTVGSSERRLGDAIRLNPPYDQGEDQHRGDQPPAQGPGSSPSEQLSRAVEQLHVGEMERVVVGDPSGVVDQLDGDQQQGFMEDVAVVPSQDIPCRVSTRMRCDHPDDSDNGSSSDDSSSDNGDPRDAGDGDGDGGEGRRGMEDDDEHRQSEGDNKEPFPPQPAHGDGSGDNPPGDPVVSPQSPVTNAPGPPPDDPVLVPQPPVVNAPGPTPDDPTLIPQPPVVNVPVPNVLMRYVDFYRHTLAVDDPGLPNNVSHDESVPGEGPVNAMHVTHGAVVDSVQDPLYTSNSILDAIHAEFGTVHDGIRTLAAALDGLIEEARRAEVARREEVARKHLRDFERRLSIEDAAPGGDISAVERAAINSITTMRNSALRSLEAARVAANRQTEGTAKRVGRDAVDIMRQNAENIATAAISRVEDARGGVVAAVQQAGEHAVRALHEAVAEFRQELAGTQPGGEADTDGSQRLQCRKRSYPFEYEPDGDARMAICPMKKRHVGEGLNFARYNLIAKHRAHQRLVAASPSYCTGAEENFGNVLDIFLIEGVCHKGAAEWAEESYEDQEKRRQQILAEQKKSASRHVKWLESYLQRQKKLIPELLNCSVEAPFSDTNVQDLLKGIEDEIVSVKKEKRKLKRFLRANDRKKWKTSIARREVETALQGPTSGSEV, translated from the coding sequence ATGACCAAACAACCATCCTCACCAACTCCACGACGATCGAGAAAGGGCAAAGAGATCTGTACCGGATCTCCGTATTCGAGTTCGGACGACGAATCCCCAATTCCGAGTCCGCGTCGGTCCATTACCCCCGACCAGCCTTCATTTTGGAGGTGTGCCGACGAGCCTGAGACCTACCAGCCAACCGTTTCTCCTCGTTGTACTCCGAAACGAAGATCTGTTTCTGCCAGTCCCTCGACTCCTGGAAACGCTCGTGGAAGACGCTCAAAGTCGGAATCCCCCAAATCGCTCTTCAAACCTCCCAAAAAGTCGCCCAAAAAGTCGCCCAAAAAGTCTAGGAGAAGCAAACTAATGGGGTTCTTGAACAGCCCCGTCAACACGTTGCACCGTTTTTCAAAGTCGGAAAAACCGCCAAAGTCaccaaagaagaagagtaCCAAGCACGCGCTCGCTCCCATCTCCGGTGAGTCAGTCAATGGGCGAATAGAGGCCCTGAAAGCCCACGCCGACCAGCCAACTCCGTCAACCATCTCGCCGATGCGGTATGGTATGCTGTCGCCCCCATTTGTTCCAGGCGGCGAGGGCCCTTCTTCCCAGACGAGCCGCCCTGCAGTTCCATCTCATGGagacagaaagaagagccTGATTGGAAAGATGGACAAGGATACCGCCACCTCCGAACAAGCACTACTGGAGGAGCGTGAGCGGAGGAAGCAGGCCGAGCGAGAAGCCCAGAGAGAAGCGCAGACAGCAAGACAAGAGGAGCTTGAGCgaatggaggagggagaggcAGATGGCGGAAATGGCGGCGAGGCTGAAGTGGAGAGCCCGGAGGAGAGACGGGGGGAGACAGTGGTGGAGAGACGGGAGGACAGGCACGAGGCTCGTTGGAATGAGGATGGCCCCGGACACATAGGGACTGGGAGGGCAGACGCTTGGAGCGCAGTTTTGAATCGGACTACTGAGCAACCTGAGAGTGATGACCCTGCCCACGTGAGTGAATATTGTTTTCGTTCACCTATGGGCTATCGTGTTCGCACAACTGGAGTTCTACAGGGacccccaagcccgagcccGCCTGCTCTGGACGGATGGCCCCTGTTGAcactaccaccaccaccaccaccaccaccattcCCACAACTGCGGCAAGAGGAGCAGCCTACTGATGAATATGAGGCAGATCCCCATCAAACCCATGAGATCGAGACCCCGCCGCCTACCGTCGGAAGTTCGGAGAGGCGTTTGGGTGATGCAATCAGATTGAACCCGCCATATGATCAGGGAGAGGACCAGCATCGAGGGGACCAACCACCAGCACAAGGGCCGGGGAGCTCTCCTTCTGAGCAGTTGAGCCGGGCTGTCGAACAGCTTCATGTtggggagatggagagggTTGTCGTGGGCGACCCCTCGGGGGTGGTAGACCAGCTCGATGGAGATCAGCAACAGGGCTTTATGGAAGATGTCGCCGTGGTACCCTCCCAAGACATCCCTTGTCGGGTTTCTACGCGAATGAGATGTGATCATCCCGATGACAGTGACAATGGCTCCAGTTCTGACGACTCCAGTTCCGATAATGGGGACCCGAGGGATGCGGGGGATGGAGACGGAGACGGCGGAGAAGGAAGGAGAGGCATggaagacgacgatgaACATCGACAGAGCGAGGGTGACAATAAGGAGCCGTTCCCGCCACAGCCAGCCCATGGGGACGGGAGTGGCGACAATCCCCCCGGCGATCCTGTCGTTAGCCCACAGTCCCCAGTCACCAATGCCCCAGGTCCTCCACCAGACGATCCTGTGCTTGTCCCACAACCCCCAGTCGTCAATGCCCCAGGCCCTACACCAGACGATCCTACCCTTATACCACAACCCCCAGTCGTCAACGTCCCAGTCCCTAACGTCCTCATGCGCTACGTTGACTTTTACCGGCATACATTAGCTGTCGACGATCCCGGTCTTCCGAACAATGTATCTCACGATGAGTCTGTCCCAGGTGAAGGGCCAGTCAATGCGATGCATGTGACTCATGGTGCAGTCGTGGATTCAGTTCAGGATCCCCTGTACACAAGCAACAGTATTCTAGATGCCATTCACGCTGAGTTTGGAACTGTACATGATGGCATTCGCACcttggctgctgctcttgaCGGTCTCATTGAGGAAGCCCGTAGAGCTGAAGTCGCCagacgagaagaagtcgCACGAAAGCATCTTCGTGATTTCGAACGGCGCCTTAGTATTGAAGATGCAGCACCTGGTGGTGATATCAGTGCTGTGGAACGAGCTGCCATAAACTCCATCACGACAATGCGAAACTCAGCTCTCCGTTCCTTGGAAGCAGCTCGTGTCGCCGCCAACCGCCAAACAGAGGGGACAGCCAAACGGGTTGGTAGGGATGCTGTTGACATCATGCGTCAGAACGCTGAAAATATTGCTACGGCTGCAATTTCTAGGGTCGAAGATGCAAGGGGCGGTGTTGTGGCGGCCGTTCAACAAGCAGGTGAGCATGCGGTTCGGGCTCTCCATGAAGCCGTAGCCGAATTTCGGCAAGAGCTCGCTGGCACCCAGCCCGGTGGCGAAGCTGACACCGATGGGTCCCAGAGGCTGCAATGTCGAAAGCGTTCTTATCCTTTCGAGTACGAACCCGACGGCGATGCCAGGATGGCGATTTGTCCCATGAAGAAACGTCATGTTGGCGAGGGTCTAAACTTTGCCCGCTACAACTTGATTGCCAAGCATCGTGCTCACCAGAGGTTGGTAGCAGCATCACCATCCTATTGCACTGGAGCGGAGGAGAATTTTGGAAATGTGCTGGATATCTTTTTGATTGAGGGAGTGTGTCACAAGGGAGCGGCGGAATGGGCTGAAGAAAGTTATGAAGACCAGGAAAAAAGGAGGCAGCAGATACTGGctgagcagaagaagagtgCGTCTCGCCATGTCAAGTGGTTGGAGAGTTATCTGCAGAGGCAGAAGAAGTTGATACCTGAGTTGTTGAATTGTTCTGTTGAAGCACCATTCAGTGATACAAACGTCCAAGATTTGCTCAAGGGGATTGAAGACGAGATTGTATCGGTTaaaaaggagaagaggaagCTGAAGCGTTTCCTGCGGGCAAATGACCGAAAGAAATGGAAGACCAGCATTGCCAGGCGCGAAGTTGAAACCGCTCTGCAAGGCCCTACAAGTGGCAGTGAGGTGTAA
- a CDS encoding uncharacterized protein (Compare to YALI0C10692g, similar to uniprot|P16522 Saccharomyces cerevisiae YHR166c CDC23 subunit of anaphase-promoting complex (cyclosome), similar to Saccharomyces cerevisiae CDC23 (YHR166C); ancestral locus Anc_5.72), translated as MTPSSNLSLATNLRNASVLFSDLCLYQSAKWCIEALDGLQLDPQNPDSLAQARMDFYSQLGTETDKYLLGKMYFDTKEYDRCAYHLKDCKGSIPNFLRLYAQYMAGEKRREEEGQGVLASTDGVTTNNQLVSIIQECTKLLARFPQDPYLLYLYGVVMSKQNNYKEAIEVLVRSLVIQPYNWSCWMEILTCMSHIDGLDSIVKRLPKQLVTTKMFIVVCHQVFCQPLDLVQNFIEELETIFPQFHYLTIQKALLNYHNLGYAEAEQIFDHVINLDPHRLDDMDAYSNILYVMEKRSKLSFLAQLASCTDKFRPETCCIIANYYSLRTDHEKAITYYRRALTLNRNCLSAWTLMGHEFVELKNSHAAIESYRRAVDTNQNDYRAWYGLGQAYEVLDMHYYSLYYYQRATALKPMDPRMWQALSNCFEKLKRYDEAIKGYKRSLAVQDNDPTVFYRIAALYEKTGDQRMASKYMEACLGTELAEGVTDETAKARIWLARYEFDQGNFSSALRYAMEYTHGSPQDLEEARAIVKTIQEREAA; from the coding sequence ATGACACCCAGCTCGAATCTGTCGCTGGCCACCAATCTGCGCAACGCGTCCGTGCTCTTCTCCGATCTGTGTCTGTACCAATCGGCCAAATGGTGCATAGAAGCATTGGACGGGCTGCAGCTTGATCCACAGAACCCAGACTCTCTGGCACAGGCCCGTATGGACTTCTACAGCCAGCTAGGCACCGAGACAGACAAGTATCTGCTAGGAAAAATGTACTTTGACACCAAGGAATACGACCGGTGTGCCTACCACCTCAAGGACTGCAAGGGAAGCATCCCCAACTTTCTGCGTCTGTACGCCCAGTACATGGCCGGCGAAAAACGACGTGAAGAGGAGGGACAGGGCGTGCTGGCCAGCACTGACGGCGTGACTACCAACAACCAGCTCGTCAGCATCATCCAGGAGTGCACAAAGCTGCTGGCTCGATTCCCACAGGACCCCTACCTTCTGTACCTTTACGGAGTGGTCATGTCGAAGCAAAATAACTACAAAGAGGCGATCGAGGTGCTGGTTCGGTCCCTGGTGATCCAACCATACaactggagctgctggatggAGATTCTCACTTGCATGTCGCATATCGACGGACTAGACAGCATTGTCAAACGACTGCCCAAACAGCTGGTCACCACAAAGATGTTCATTGTCGTGTGTCACCAGGTTTTCTGTCAGCCGCTTGATCTTGTCCAAAATTTCattgaggagctggaaaCCATCTTCCCGCAATTCCACTACCTGACGATCCAAAAGGCGCTGCTCAATTACCACAACCTTGGATACGCAGAAGCCGAACAGATTTTCGACCATGTCATCAACCTGGACCCCCACCGACTCGACGACATGGATGCGTACTCTAACATTCTGTACGTAATGGAGAAGCGGTCGAAGCTGTCGTTTTTGGCCCAGTTAGCATCCTGTACTGACAAGTTCAGACCAGAAACATGCTGCATCATCGCCAACTACTACTCGCTGCGAACCGACCACGAAAAGGCAATCACCTACTACCGACGGGCATTGACGCTCAACCGAAACTGTCTCTCTGCGTGGACTCTGATGGGCCATGAGTTTGTGGAGCTCAAAAACTCACATGCGGCTATCGAGTCGTACAGACGGGCTGTGGACACGAATCAGAACGATTACCGTGCATGGTATGGTCTGGGACAGGCCTATGAGGTGCTGGATATGCATTATTACTCGCTGTACTACTACCAGCGAGCCACAGCTCTCAAGCCTATGGATCCTCGAATGTGGCAGGCTCTGAGTAACTGTTTTGAGAAGCTCAAACGATACGATGAGGCTATCAAGGGCTACAAGCGGTCCCTGGCGGTTCAGGACAATGATCCCACCGTATTCTATCGTATCGCTGCTCTTTACGAAAAGACTGGCGATCAGCGCATGGCTTCCAAGTACATGGAGGCGTGTCTGGGCACGGAGTTGGCTGAAGGAGTGACTGACGAGACTGCAAAGGCGCGAATCTGGCTGGCTCGATACGAGTTCGATCAGGGAAACTTCTCTAGCGCGTTACGGTACGCCATGGAGTACACTCATGGAAGTCCACAGGatttggaggaggccagAGCGATAGTCAAGACTATTCAGGAGCGGGAGGCAGCGTGA
- a CDS encoding uncharacterized protein (Compare to YALI0C10714g, no similarity, similar to Saccharomyces cerevisiae YHR045W; ancestral locus Anc_5.287), producing the protein MLALSLQETVTALLLLFLTTYIIYSLIPSARDAHPLVVLQQSNLGSIRQPGESGVYRSHFCPHGLPLLRGLQIQADNYRLRNGNMGDLLELASDTVSYQNVRKLGSFLKPNVTIIWDKNRPEFVEILFACALYNLSVVVISDEYTGEALKEAIKVSNPGILVKNGEFGVLLNDTSYETVKNTYSEEEFPALDESYGFLGFPVSDIHRKIAIKYYNHANIVAAIVGQLKGFPATHEVTQKDTVYFADASIGKPFPLVLYLATLAIGAGVVTELDQATIVVTTQDRVSRLLSTKLSLWQRFKLSRAESSLANGCLNRSGVLTEYSKCRMLFFAAQEPALTSVQVGKIRALTGSHIVYSLMSRECLSPVAQTNIYDYRLINGVVFGPPPPCLEGKVQSESDDKVTKGQLVIQSPAADKGWLETEYFGEWGADGAWRLKSYST; encoded by the coding sequence ATGCTAGCATTGTCCTTGCAAGAGACGGTAACGGCTCTACTGCTCCTTTTTCTCACAACATACATCATCTACAGCTTGATTCCGTCAGCGCGCGATGCTCATCCTTTGGTTGTTCTTCAGCAGTCCAATCTCGGCTCAATTCGTCAACCGGGGGAATCGGGGGTGTATAGATCGCATTTCTGTCCCCATGGACTTCCTCTGTTGAGAGGCCTTCAAATTCAGGCCGATAACTACAGACTGCGCAACGGAAACATGGGCGATCTGCTGGAATTGGCCTCCGATACCGTGAGCTACCAAAACGTGCGTAAGCTGGGCTCGTTCCTCAAGCCCAACGTGACCATCATCTGGGATAAAAACAGACCCGAATTCGTGGAGATTCTGTTTGCTTGTGCTCTCTACAACCTCTCTGTGGTGGTCATCAGCGATGAGTACACTGGAGAGGCCCTTAAGGAGGCAATAAAGGTATCCAACCCTGGCATCTTGGTCAAAAATGGCGAGTTTGGAGTCCTTCTCAACGATACCAGTTACGAGACAGTCAAGAACACTTactccgaggaggagtttcCTGCACTGGACGAATCATACGGATTCCTGGGCTTCCCTGTGTCAGACATTCACAGAAAGATAGCCATCAAGTATTACAATCACGCCAATATCGTCGCAGCAATTGTCGGACAACTGAAGGGATTCCCAGCAACCCATGaagtgacacaaaaagaTACAGTCTACTTTGCAGACGCATCTATTGGAAAACCATTCCCTCTCGTCCTGTACCTGGCAACTCTGGCTATCGGGGCAGGTGTGGTTACCGAGTTGGATCAGGCTACAATTGTTGTCACTACTCAGGACAGAGTGTCGCGACTCCTGAGCACAAAGCTGTCTTTATGGCAACGGTTCAAGCTTTCTCGTGCAGAATCTTCTCTTGCAAATGGATGTCTGAACAGAAGCGGTGTTTTGACTGAGTATTCCAAATGCAGAATGCTGTTCTTTGCTGCCCAGGAGCCTGCTCTGACTTCTGTGCAGGTAGGCAAGATTCGGGCCCTGACAGGATCTCACATAGTCTACTCTCTCATGTCGCGTGAGTGTCTCTCTCCCGTTGCTCAGACCAACATCTACGACTACCGACTGATCAATGGGGTTGTTTTTGGACCCCCTCCCCCCTGCTTGGAAGGCAAGGTGCAAAGTGAGAGCGACGACAAGGTGACCAAGGGACAATTGGTTATTCAGAGTCCGGCTGCCGACAAAGGTTGGCTTGAGACCGAGTATTTTGGTGAATGGGGAGCTGATGGCGCTTGGAGGTTGAAGTCGTATAGTACATAG
- a CDS encoding uncharacterized protein (Compare to YALI0C10736g, weakly similar to CA0291|IPF13328 Candida albicans unknown function, similar to Saccharomyces cerevisiae YPL041C; ancestral locus Anc_8.489), with protein sequence MNKASRLLQLTTMLRPTFRTLPKVNGGLLTPLSRPALTPLSRPTLTPLSNPASMAGSRTFLFRKREPHPDDNDPILKHIPRFIRPLARRFKNAPVSYVTSFLIVHEITAIIPLFGLWWYFNRYDFVPPGLPDWLIVKGMSVIDKLLETQGWSFLNMENSARVVMQGAAAYALVKATLPVRIPISLLLTPPFARWIFIPTTRGVGRMFKNVFSRKKSTKVDTKPVEQPKIESLKTEPPKSVFNPKPGVSKPAEPPITNVHGGPKQ encoded by the coding sequence ATGAACAAGGCGTCTCGCTTGCTACAACTCACAACCATGCTCCGACCCACCTTCCGAACACTGCCAAAGGTCAATGGAGGACTGCTGACGCCGCTCTCCAGACCCGCGCTGACGCCGCTCTCCAGACCCACGCTGACGCCGCTCTCCAACCCGGCGTCCATGGCAGGATCCCGAACGTTTCTGTTCAGAAAACGAGAACCCCACCCTGACGACAATGATCCCATTCTCAAACACATTCCCCGGTTCATCCGGCCTCTCGCCCGCCGGTTCAAGAACGCCCCCGTGTCGTACGTCACGTCGTTCCTGATTGTGCACGAAATCACAGCCATCATTCCGCTGTTCGGCCTATGGTGGTACTTCAACAGATACGACTTCGTGCCTCCAGGACTGCCCGACTGGCTCATTGTCAAGGGCATGTCCGTGATAGAtaagctgctggagaccCAGGGATGGTCCTTTCTGAACATGGAGAACTCGGCCCGAGTGGTAATGCAGGGTGCGGCGGCCTACGCTCTAGTCAAGGCCACTCTGCCTGTCCGAATCCCCATTTCCCTGCTCCTGACCCCTCCCTTTGCCCGATGGATCTTCATCCCCACTACCCGAGGCGTCGGTCGAATGTTCAAGAACGTGTTTTCGCGAAAGAAGAGCACCAAGGTGGACACAAAGCCCGTGGAGCAGCCCAAAATCGAGTCTCTCAAGACCGAGCCTCCAAAGTCGGTATTCAACCCGAAACCTGGCGTGTCCAAACCCGCAGAACCTCCCATTACCAACGTCCACGGAGGCCCCAAACAGTAA